The DNA window GGTAGCCCAATCTCCCTCATTCGGCTGGATGGGCTCTGGCAATCTAGATTGCCTAAAGCGAGTTTGGACATCTAGATGCTGGGAATCTCAGATTCCCTGGAGCGACGACGGTGGCCGTTTCTAGAGGCTTAAAGCGGCTACACATTCAATCCACATGTAGCACAAGGCGTTCTGAGATATGCCAAGCACTCGTCCACCGTACCCAAAAGAACAGGACTTACGCAAAACGGGCACGTCTGCCCAGCGCTGGACGCCTTGCTTACATCATGCATCAGGATCTAGTAGGCAGACAGGCTCTACCTCAACCTTGGGTCTCTTGAGCCGTGTTGTTCTGAGAATCGTTCGCCGCCGACGCCAATTCGGAGGGATCGAGTGAGGGATTGGCCGAATCCGGAATGAAGGGCTGGGTCTCGGGAACGTTTCCGCTATAGTCAGCTCCGGCCTGAATCTCAAGGGTCTCGGCTTCGAGGGTCGCGTGAACCTCTGCGGAGGGAGATAGAACGAGCATCTCGGTAGCGATCACGTGCCCCTCCATGTATCCCGCCACCCGAACGGTCTGGGCGTTAATCGTACCGTGAACCTCCGCGCCCTCGGCTATGACGACACGCCGATCGGTGGTGATGTCTCCCTGGACGTGCCCCTCAATCCGAATGTTTACGTCAGCAAAATCGAGGGTGCCCTCAATGTTGGCACCTCTACTGATGAGCGAGGTAGAAACGTCCGTTTCACCAGAGGGGGATTCCGTGTCTTTATCGGAGGAGGAAAACAGGCTTATGGTAAGCATTGCAGTAAGAGGGAAGTACTATCGTGGGGCTAGTGACGTGTCCTGTGCCATCGAGAATCCCATCCGGCAATCCCACCAGAGCATCGTATCAAGCGAAGTGGAGAGCCAGTAGCGAGGCACGGAAACTGCCCGTCCCAAGCTCCCGGTTTCTGATCTGTCTCATTTTGGGGCAGGATTGGTACTTACACGGCCATAGAGAGGGAAGGTTACGTAGATCCACGTACACCCTCGCCCTCATAGGCTTGCTACAGACACTGGCAAAGGCAATTGCTAAACCAGCCGAAGAGCCGAGCCACACCCGAGCCAGCATCCACGAAGCTTCGGAACGGGCCACGGGGAATTCTGAACGTCCTTCCCTGAGCCCTTTCCGCGTCGACTGCGCGGTAGGGAGTCAAAAAAGCCGCGAGTAGGAAAGGATATCGCGAGATCGCCATTCCCAACGGTCATCCACCAAACAGATGCTGTGGGGGTGCCCCACGGGACGAACCAACAGCTCCCGAAGATTGGAGCCAAAAAGAAAAGCCGATCCGCTGGGAAGCAGACCGGCCTTCGTAGCCTGAAATGTCAGGCGGTAGTTACGCAACAGTTTCCGCCTTTTCCTCGGGGATCGGCATGGCCTCAAAGCGCACGCCGCGGTCCCCCGGATAGGGCTCGTGATGATCGTGCTGATTCCGCCAGATCTCCTCCGGAATGCCTTCCGGAAACGCCTCGCAGACCGCTTCGTCATCGCGGTTGCGATCAAGATGCTGGCAGGATTTGCACATCGGTTCGATATCGTGGGCCATGGCTGCCGCTCCCTGAGTTGTTCGTGGATCTATCGACAAACGTCACGAGGCTATACCTGAGAGGCGAAATCTAGGATCCGCTATCATTGATATTTAGAGGCAGTCTAAATCCGCCGACGACAGTCCGACGCCGGTGTCAAACGCCCTTCTGAGCCGACATACCCTCCGATCTCGCCCAAATTTTCACGGAGATGCATTGCGATATTCGGTTCGGGCGTTTATTTAGATTCCGTCTAAACGACCAACACGTTCAGTCCCGTTTCGCTTATGCACCTGGAGGAGTTCAAGAAGGAAGCCCCCGTCGACTTTTCCGTCTGCGACCGTCCGGGTCAGGACTGCTACAAGTACTGTCTTCGCGGCAAGGGATGTACGCTCGGCGTGCTGTTTGAAACGTCGACGTGCGTGTGCTTCGAGTGGTTGGAGGAGAACGGGCAGGCGGTGGAGTACCGCCCGGAGATTCGCTACAAGGCATGGTCCAAACGCAAGGTTGCAGAGCTCGTAGCCAGCGGATGGTGGGAACCGACCCCCACCGACGAGGCGCAGGTGGCGTAGCGCCTTTCAACTTTGCCCTCCGCACTTCTCACTCGAAAAATTGCCCGTGGAACCCGAACGGGATGGCGTGTGGCACGGTCGCTCGCGCCCGCTCAGCAAATGTAGCGGCGTCGAGCACGAGCAAGAAGGAATGGTCGTCGGCCGGGTCGAGCACGACAGACAGGAGTACACCATCGTCCTCGGCTGTCGCGTCCGGACGCGGCACGAACACCGGCTCCCCAGGATAGGTGCCGCCGGCGTGCCACGTCTGCGCCTCCTCACTCTCCACGTCGATCTTGACGAGCTGGTCGGCAAAGTTTCCTTCGTGCCGCGTCCCAATGCCGTAGACGATATTGTACGGCTGAGCGCGAGCCGATGCTTCATGCAACCGCGGAAGCTCGAGGGTCTCCTCACTCAACACGTGCGAGGGCGCTCTCCCGCCCTCCAGCGGTAGCTGATATCGGCGCAGTGAACCGGTCCCGGGCGACGGCTTCTCGCCTCGGAGATTGTCGAGGTACAATTCGTCAATGATGGACGCGTCCGGGTAGGTGACGATGTCGCAGGCAATTTCGCCGTCCTGCTCGAAAGCGTTGACGTGGTGAAAGGCGAACGCCGCATCCGCGGTACAGGTGGCCACCTCGGCCCCGTCCGCCTTCCGAAGAATCCGAAACCGCGTCCCACGTTCAGGCATCCACTCGAAGTTCTCAATGAACGGCTGCCCGCGCAAAAGCAGGTCCAACGGATCGACCACGAGCGGCCACTCGCTCAGGATCACGTACTGCTCCGTCATCCCGAAGCTGTGCATGTAGCTGGGCCGGGCTACGTCCAATGACGCTCGCACGGTGCGCTTTGCACGATCGGACGGAAGGCTGCAAATCTGGTACTCGGACTGCCGGCCAAACGCGGTTTGGTACGTAAAGATGGTGCCCGTGTCCGGTTCGACGTGCGGATGCGCCGTCGTCATCTGGGCGTCCACGTCATCGTCGTAGTCGACCACTCCCACCGTGTTCAGCGTCTCCGGATCAAAGGCCACCGGAAGAGGCGTCTCGGTCATCGCCACGTACTGGTCGTCGAGGCGCGCAACGTTGATGCTGGCATTGTCGGTGGGGGTGGGATTGAAGACGCTCATCACCCGTCCAAAGAGGGACCTGCAGGGATCGGTGGCGAACTCCGACCGCACGATCTCGCCCGCCGCCAGCGCCTCCGTCCGGCTCTTCGTCTCCAAGAAGCGGTTGCGGTAGCTCACCGTGCCGTTGTCCATCCGGAAAGCGTGCAGCATTGCATGCCCGTCGAACCAGTGGCGGTAGTCCTGATCGCCCACCGAAAACTGTGCGGGCCCGTTGCGGATGAGCGTGCCCGACAGCCAGTCCGGCCAGTCGCCGTCGACCGGCAGTTCGGGCTCGTGTATCTCCCGGGTCAGATCGTCGAATCCCTGGCGGTAGTCGGTCATAGCGCAGTGCTTCGGTAGCAGAAGGGGGGTCGACTCCGTACAATAACGCCCCCGAACAGTGGACTGCTCCTTTCGAACACGTTCAAGGGTGAACGTTCCACCGTTTTTACCGCCAAACGAATGGTGTAAACAGTCTGGATGCTCCTACTGCTCACCGGACACACCGCCCGGGCTACCCCAAAAGCTGACAGGTGACCCGCGTGCCCTCCCCAGGCCGCGACGCAATGTCGAGCTGGGCGTGGAGCAGATCCGCCCGGTACCGCATCGTCCGCAGGCCCCAGCCCATGGTCCCCTCCTCATCCAGGACGAATCCGATGCCGTCGTCCTCCACCGACAGGGCATACCCCTCCGTCTCTCGGGACGCCCGAATGACGACGGTGTCGGCCTCCGCATATTTGAGAGCATTGGAGACTGCCTCTTTCACGATCCA is part of the Salinibacter sp. 10B genome and encodes:
- a CDS encoding polymer-forming cytoskeletal protein, with translation MLTISLFSSSDKDTESPSGETDVSTSLISRGANIEGTLDFADVNIRIEGHVQGDITTDRRVVIAEGAEVHGTINAQTVRVAGYMEGHVIATEMLVLSPSAEVHATLEAETLEIQAGADYSGNVPETQPFIPDSANPSLDPSELASAANDSQNNTAQETQG
- a CDS encoding carotenoid oxygenase family protein translates to MTDYRQGFDDLTREIHEPELPVDGDWPDWLSGTLIRNGPAQFSVGDQDYRHWFDGHAMLHAFRMDNGTVSYRNRFLETKSRTEALAAGEIVRSEFATDPCRSLFGRVMSVFNPTPTDNASINVARLDDQYVAMTETPLPVAFDPETLNTVGVVDYDDDVDAQMTTAHPHVEPDTGTIFTYQTAFGRQSEYQICSLPSDRAKRTVRASLDVARPSYMHSFGMTEQYVILSEWPLVVDPLDLLLRGQPFIENFEWMPERGTRFRILRKADGAEVATCTADAAFAFHHVNAFEQDGEIACDIVTYPDASIIDELYLDNLRGEKPSPGTGSLRRYQLPLEGGRAPSHVLSEETLELPRLHEASARAQPYNIVYGIGTRHEGNFADQLVKIDVESEEAQTWHAGGTYPGEPVFVPRPDATAEDDGVLLSVVLDPADDHSFLLVLDAATFAERARATVPHAIPFGFHGQFFE